One genomic window of Glycine soja cultivar W05 chromosome 9, ASM419377v2, whole genome shotgun sequence includes the following:
- the LOC114368166 gene encoding N66 matrix protein-like — MAERVAMSTRRAREMTEWAARADISGDHNDNDGGGSRGGNDNVVLVANGNDIGGGDGCDISGGGSGKEEGDISCGGGSSNVGGIDGDGGSNDSGVVVVTTNDDDDSGCSNIGGDFGGDGRGDIVGNCGGGGGGDNDSDNDIDGGGSDSNDVGNDDVRGKDDDNNSGVDGNTKWWRR, encoded by the exons ATGGCGGAGCGGGTTGCAATGTCAACACGGAGGGCACGGGAGATGACGGAGTGGGCTGCTAGGGC AGATATCAGTGGTGATCACAATGACAATGACGGTGGTGGTAGTAGAGGTGGCAATGACAATGTGGTGTTGGTAGCCAATGGTAACGAcattggtggtggtgatggATGTGATATTAGTGGTGGTGGCAGTGGCAAAGAAGAAGGTGATATTAGTTGTGGTGGTGGTAGTAGCAATGTCGGTGGTATTGATGGCGATGGTGGTAGCAATGATAGTGGTGTGGTGGTGGTGACAACAAATGATGACGATGATAGTGGTTGCAGCAACATTGGTGGTGATTTTGGTGGCGATGGTAGGGGTGATATTGTTGGTaattgtggtggtggtggtggtggtgacaatGACAGTGATAATGACATTGATGGTGGTGGTAGTGATAGCAATGACGTTGGTAATGATGATGTCAGGGGcaaagatgatgacaataaCAGTGGTGTTGACGGTAACACCAAGTGGTGGCGACGATGA
- the LOC114367950 gene encoding probable inositol transporter 2: protein MEGGVPEADISAFRECLSLSWKNPYVLRLAFSAGIGGFLFGYDTGVISGALLYIRDDFKEVDRKTWLQEAIVSMALAGAIIGASVGGWINDRFGRKKAILLADTLFFIGSIVMAAAINPAILIVGRVFVGLGVGMASMASPLYISEASPTRVRGALVSLNGFLITGGQFLSYVINLAFTSAPGTWRWMLGVAAVPALTQIILMVLLPESPRWLFRKGKQEEAKEILRRIYPPQDVEDEINALKESIETELNEEASASNKVSIMKLLKTKTVRRGLYAGMGLQIFQQFVGINTVMYYSPTIVQLAGFASNRVALLLSLVTAGLNAFGSILSIYFIDKTGRRKLLLFSLCGVVVSLVVLTVAFHETTTHSPMVSTIETSHFNNTCPDYSTAFNPGEWDCMKCLKASPECGFCASRANKLLPGACLISNDTTENQCQKEDRLWYTRGCPSQYGWLALVGLALYIIFFSPGMGTVPWVVNSEIYPLRYRGICGGMASTSNWVSNLIVAQSFLSLTQAIGTSSTFMIFIFITVAAIVFVIIFVPETKGLPIEEVENMLERRSLNFKFWQTSPDSNDIPIKQKNQSV, encoded by the exons ATGGAAGGAGGAGTGCCTGAAGCTGATATCTCTGCCTTTAGAGAATGTTTGTCTCTATCATGGAAAAATCCTTATGTTCTTCGCCTTGCTTTCTCCGCTGGAATTGGAGGCTTTCTCTTTGGCTATGACAcag GAGTCATATCTGGAGCACTTTTGTACATCAGAGATGATTTCAAAGAGGTGGATAGAAAGACGTGGCTGCAG GAAGCTATAGTGAGTATGGCACTTGCTGGAGCAATCATAGGAGCTTCAGTTGGTGGATGGATCAACGATCGATTTGGGAGAAAGAAAGCAATCCTTTTGGCAGATACCCTCTTTTTTATAGGGTCTATTGTGATGGCTGCTGCTATAAACCCAGCTATTCTGATTGTTGGTCGAGTTTTCGTTGGCCTTGGGGTTGGAATGGCCTCAATGGCCTCACCTTTGTACATCTCAGAAGCATCACCAACAAGAGTTCGAGGTGCCCTTGTTAGTCTCAATGGATTCCTCATCACTGGAGGACAGTTCCTTTCCTATGTCATCAACTTGGCCTTCACAAGC GCACCAGGAACATGGAGGTGGATGTTAGGAGTAGCAGCAGTACCAGCATTGACACAAATCATATTGATGGTTTTGCTCCCAGAATCACCTCGTTGGTTGTTCAGAAAG GGTAAACAAGAAGAAGCCAAAGAAATTTTGAGGAGGATTTACCCTCCCCAGGATGTTGAAGATGAAATCAATGCTTTGAAGGAATCAATTGAAACGGAACTCAATGAAGAAGCTTCAGCTTCAAACAAAGTCAGCATAATGAAGCTGCTGAAAACCAAAACTGTGAGAAGAGGTTTATATGCTGGAATGGGCCTTCAAATCTTCCAACAATTTGTGGGGATTAACACTGTTATGTACTACAGCCCCACAATTGTGCAATTAGCTGGTTTTGCATCAAATAGGGTTGCACTACTTCTATCACTTGTCACTGCAGGGCTTAATGCATTTGGTTCCATTTTAAGCATATATTTCATTGACAAGACTGGGAGGAGGAAGCTTTTGTTGTTTAGTTTGTGTGGTGTTGTGGTCTCACTTGTTGTTTTGACCGTGGCTTTTCATGAGACTACCACTCACTCCCCTATGGTCAGCACAATCGAAACCTCTCACTTCAACAACACATGCCCTGATTACAGCACTGCTTTCAACCCTGGTGAATGGGATTGCATGAAATGCCTCAAGGCCTCTCCAGAATGTGGCTTTTGTGCCTCTAGAGCTAATAAG CTCTTACCTGGGGCATGCTTGATTTCCAATGACACAACAGAAAATCAATGTCAAAAAGAGGACAGGCTATGGTACACTAGGGGATGTCCTAGCCAATATGGTTGGCTTGCATTAGTTGGCCTAGCACTCTACATCATATTCTTCTCACCTGGCATGGGAACAGTTCCATGGGTTGTTAACTCTGAGATCTATCCTCTAAGATACAGAGGAATCTGTGGGGGGATGGCATCTACCTCAAATTGGGTCTCTAATCTCATTGTGGCCCAGTCCTTTCTGTCCTTGACACAAGCCATTGGGACCTCATCTACATTCATGATATTCATATTCATCACTGTTGCAGCCATTGTGTTTGTCATTATTTTTGTGCCAGAAACCAAAGGACTTCCGATTGAGGAAGTGGAAAACATGCTGGAAAGAAGATCTTTGAACTTCAAGTTTTGGCAGACAAGTCCTGACTCTAATGATATACCAATAAAGCAGAAGAATCAGTCAGTTTGA